One Nostoc sp. UHCC 0302 DNA window includes the following coding sequences:
- a CDS encoding AarF/ABC1/UbiB kinase family protein — MIVKTLSPSSQPIQEDSRGGTNRPEELYVTETAPENDTQALVVRSPRLLATQEVTKLTEPGALRYNPVEIVTHYQDRPLQVWRRILAVLRPTLSFVFGLWSDSKRGIVVKNDRRRAAQLRELLTRLGPAYIKIGQALSTRPDLVPPAYLEELTKLQDQLPPFANEIAYQFIQEELGALPEEVYAELSPQPIAAASLGQVYKGKLKTGEEVAIKVQRPDLRERITVDLYILRRIAAWVQKNVKRVRSDLVGILDELGERIFEEMDYIHEGENAERFFQLYGHIKDVYVPKIYWEYTNRRVLTMEWINGTKLTQTEEIRAQGIDARYLIEVGVQCSLRQLLEHGFFHADPHPGNLLATTDGKLAYLDFGMMSEIKPAQRYGLIEAIVHVVNRDFEGLAKDYVKLEFLSPETDLTPIIPAFARVFADAQGASVAELNIKSITDELSALMYEYPFRVPPYYALIIRSLVTLEGIAIYIDPNFKVLSEAYPYVSKRLLTDPAPQLRASLQDLLFKDGRFRWNRLENLLRNARSNQDYDFNLVLNQGIDFLSSERGSFIRDKLVDESVNGLDALSKNVLHNFTYLLRERVGLTAVNETPGATVEQQQTLEHIKRILNILRETRGFDLTQLAPQLAQLLVNPGVQRLGQQVANRFTQKAVARLIRQLLAS; from the coding sequence CAGTCGCGGCGGTACAAACCGCCCAGAAGAACTGTACGTTACTGAAACAGCACCAGAAAATGATACACAAGCCTTGGTTGTAAGATCCCCAAGGCTCTTAGCTACGCAAGAGGTAACTAAATTAACTGAACCTGGGGCATTGCGTTATAACCCTGTAGAAATAGTGACGCATTATCAAGACAGACCCCTACAAGTTTGGCGGCGGATTTTAGCTGTCTTGAGGCCGACTCTATCCTTTGTTTTTGGGCTGTGGTCGGATAGTAAACGGGGAATTGTTGTCAAAAATGATCGTCGCCGAGCTGCTCAGCTAAGAGAATTACTAACGCGACTGGGGCCAGCTTACATCAAAATTGGACAAGCTTTATCCACTAGACCGGATCTAGTTCCTCCTGCATATCTGGAAGAACTGACTAAGTTACAAGACCAATTACCGCCTTTTGCTAACGAAATTGCTTACCAGTTTATTCAAGAAGAACTAGGCGCACTTCCCGAAGAGGTTTACGCTGAACTATCACCCCAGCCAATTGCTGCTGCTTCCTTGGGGCAAGTCTACAAAGGTAAGCTGAAAACTGGTGAAGAAGTCGCAATCAAAGTCCAACGCCCTGACTTACGAGAACGAATTACTGTTGATTTATACATCTTGCGTCGTATCGCCGCTTGGGTGCAGAAAAACGTTAAACGGGTACGAAGCGATTTAGTTGGCATCCTCGATGAATTGGGAGAGCGCATCTTTGAAGAGATGGACTACATCCATGAGGGTGAAAATGCCGAGCGCTTTTTCCAGCTATATGGTCATATAAAAGACGTATACGTACCGAAAATTTACTGGGAATATACTAATCGTCGTGTGTTGACGATGGAGTGGATTAACGGCACGAAATTAACCCAGACAGAAGAAATTCGCGCCCAAGGTATAGATGCTCGTTATCTGATTGAAGTGGGTGTGCAGTGTTCTCTGCGCCAGCTCTTGGAACACGGATTTTTCCACGCTGACCCCCACCCAGGAAATTTATTAGCAACAACCGATGGCAAATTGGCTTATCTCGACTTTGGGATGATGAGCGAGATTAAGCCAGCTCAACGCTATGGTTTGATTGAAGCGATCGTTCACGTTGTTAATCGTGACTTTGAAGGTTTAGCAAAAGATTACGTTAAATTAGAGTTCTTATCACCAGAAACAGACTTAACACCAATTATTCCAGCTTTTGCGAGAGTATTTGCTGATGCCCAAGGAGCCAGTGTTGCTGAACTCAACATTAAAAGCATCACTGATGAACTCTCAGCTTTGATGTATGAGTATCCTTTCCGCGTCCCTCCCTACTACGCCTTAATTATTCGCTCTCTCGTGACGCTGGAAGGTATTGCCATATATATAGACCCAAACTTTAAAGTTCTCAGCGAAGCTTATCCCTATGTTTCTAAACGCCTCTTAACTGACCCAGCACCACAATTAAGAGCATCATTGCAAGATTTGCTATTTAAAGATGGTAGATTCCGCTGGAACCGCTTAGAAAACTTGTTACGTAATGCCCGTAGCAACCAAGACTACGACTTCAACTTGGTTTTGAATCAGGGAATAGACTTTTTGTCTTCTGAACGTGGTAGTTTCATTCGCGACAAGTTGGTGGATGAATCTGTTAATGGACTTGATGCTTTAAGTAAAAATGTCTTACACAACTTCACATATCTTCTACGGGAACGGGTAGGCTTGACAGCAGTCAATGAAACTCCTGGGGCGACAGTTGAACAACAACAAACCTTGGAGCATATCAAACGTATTTTGAATATTCTCCGCGAAACTCGTGGTTTTGATCTAACACAACTTGCTCCCCAACTTGCCCAGTTGTTGGTTAATCCCGGTGTACAACGTTTGGGTCAGCAAGTCGCTAACCGCTTCACACAAAAAGCTGTAGCAAGGTTAATTCGACAATTGTTGGCGTCATAA